In Arachis hypogaea cultivar Tifrunner chromosome 17, arahy.Tifrunner.gnm2.J5K5, whole genome shotgun sequence, a single window of DNA contains:
- the LOC140180633 gene encoding uncharacterized mitochondrial protein AtMg00860-like yields MARDCLKKPIQGVDRPRQQGCVFAMTADDAMKSDSLIQVAFVGHVITQGGITVDPSKIEAVIALPLTYLRRKEVPLEWTKECEESFETLKEKLTTASVLVLPDPQEPFEV; encoded by the exons ATGGCAAGGGATTGTCTGAAGAAGCCAATACAAGGTGTAGATAGGCCGCGACAGCAAGGATGTGTGTTTGCTATGACTGCTGACGATGCTATGAAATCAGACTCCCTAATCCAAG TGGCATTCGTGGGACATGTGATCACACAAGGTGGTATAACCGTAGATCCTTCAAAGATCGAGGCAGTG atagctttaccCTTGACTTACCTCAGAAGGAAGGAAGTTCCCCTTGAATGGACAAAAGAGTGTGAAGAAAGTTTTGAAACTTTAAAGGAAAAGTTGACGACGGCATCAGTTTTGGTGTTACCAGACCCACAGGAACCTTTTGAGGTGTAG